A genomic stretch from Chloroflexota bacterium includes:
- a CDS encoding glycosyltransferase family 4 protein, protein MRIGIVGTRLAGVDGVTFEAAKWETVLLGLGHEVRLCAGELDALRSNARLIPAMHFAYPPAARVTAAAFDPASDPDSVLGEIERLAGQLLPPLRDWLAAHRLEALIIENAWAIPMHLPLGVALRRLVEQIGIPTIGHHHDYWWERDRFAGSVVPEILESAFPPDLPNVRHVSINSLAGAQLRRRRGLESLVIPNVFDFNQPLPPHRRQVRNRMRRELGMGDSGLLVVQPTRVVPRKGIELAIDLVGRLGDRDSVLLITSPAGDEGLEYLVQLELQAARAGVRLQYAADRFEPDHEGIPIGPAHTLGDAYVAADLISYPSLYEGFGNALIEAVFHGKPVLVNRYPVYVADIAPLGMELIEIDGAITDETVATVRAVLANPARQRRIARRNFEIAQRHLSYKLLRRRLRRLLEPAPPAAAEEARRIGS, encoded by the coding sequence ATGCGGATCGGGATCGTTGGAACCCGGCTGGCCGGGGTGGATGGGGTCACCTTCGAAGCCGCCAAGTGGGAGACCGTTCTCCTCGGCCTGGGACACGAGGTGCGCCTGTGCGCCGGCGAGCTGGATGCCCTCCGCTCGAACGCGCGCCTCATCCCCGCCATGCACTTCGCCTACCCGCCGGCCGCACGCGTCACGGCGGCGGCATTCGACCCCGCCAGCGACCCGGACTCCGTGCTGGGCGAGATCGAGCGGCTCGCAGGCCAGCTCCTGCCGCCCCTGCGCGATTGGCTCGCCGCCCACCGGCTCGAGGCGCTCATCATCGAGAACGCCTGGGCAATCCCGATGCACCTTCCGCTGGGGGTCGCATTGCGCCGGCTGGTTGAGCAGATCGGCATCCCGACCATCGGCCACCACCACGACTACTGGTGGGAGCGCGATCGGTTCGCGGGGTCGGTCGTACCCGAGATCCTGGAGAGCGCGTTTCCTCCGGATCTTCCCAACGTCCGCCACGTCAGCATCAACAGCCTTGCCGGGGCGCAGCTTCGAAGACGACGGGGCCTGGAGTCGCTCGTCATCCCGAACGTGTTCGACTTCAACCAGCCGCTGCCGCCCCACCGCCGGCAGGTGCGCAACCGAATGCGACGCGAGCTGGGGATGGGAGACTCCGGACTGCTCGTGGTGCAGCCCACCCGCGTCGTTCCACGCAAGGGGATCGAGCTGGCAATCGACCTCGTCGGACGACTCGGCGACCGCGACTCGGTGCTGCTGATCACCAGCCCGGCCGGCGACGAGGGACTCGAGTACCTCGTACAGCTCGAGCTCCAGGCGGCACGTGCCGGCGTCCGCCTGCAGTACGCCGCAGATCGGTTCGAGCCCGACCATGAGGGGATCCCGATCGGCCCGGCCCACACCCTGGGCGACGCGTATGTCGCGGCGGACCTGATCTCCTATCCGAGCCTGTACGAGGGGTTCGGCAACGCATTGATCGAGGCCGTCTTCCACGGCAAGCCGGTGCTCGTGAACCGATACCCGGTCTACGTGGCGGATATCGCGCCGCTCGGCATGGAGCTGATCGAGATCGACGGCGCCATCACCGATGAGACCGTCGCGACGGTGCGCGCCGTGCTCGCCAATCCGGCTCGTCAGCGCCGCATCGCCCGTCGCAACTTCGAGATCGCGCAGCGCCACCTGTCCTACAAGCTGCTGCGACGCCGCCTGCGGCGCCTGCTCGAGCCGGCCCCGCCTGCCGCTGCGGAGGAGGCCCGGCGAATCGGCTCGTAA
- the der gene encoding ribosome biogenesis GTPase Der — protein sequence MSLPVVAIVGRPNVGKSTLFNRLVGERVAIVEDIPGTTRDRVYGVGEWNGRRFTVVDTGGLELDPGTHIEERVQDQARVAIEESDLVLFVVDAAAGIAPLDHEVADRLRRAGKPTILVVNKADNPRREHEGAEFYALGFEPTIAVSAQHGRSTGDLLDLVVDAIPPAEPGEATPEASVYDEAGLAEGDLAELAETEMGPPRVAIVGRPNTGKSTFINRVLGEERMIVSDLPGTTRDPVDSAVLVDGEPMILVDTAGIRRRGSVDRGIERYSVLRAMKAIERADVAVVMVDATEGYTAQDAHVVGHVLEASKGIVLVLNKWDALEKDGHTADEWLKTLRREAPYLAWADIVFASAQTGQRVERILHEARRVAEERFRRIPTGELNRLVTDAVRAHPPAHVRNRQPKILYATQVAIGPPTFVVFVNDPELIHFSYRRYLENRIRAEYGFLGTPIKLIFRQRVSEDAARRSARPRRVVRSSRR from the coding sequence ATGTCCCTTCCCGTGGTCGCCATCGTCGGCCGCCCCAATGTCGGCAAATCGACCCTCTTCAACCGGCTGGTGGGGGAGCGGGTGGCGATCGTGGAGGACATCCCGGGCACCACGCGCGACCGGGTCTACGGCGTCGGCGAGTGGAATGGGCGCCGCTTCACCGTCGTGGACACGGGCGGGCTGGAACTGGACCCAGGCACCCACATCGAGGAGCGGGTCCAGGACCAGGCCCGGGTGGCGATCGAGGAGTCCGACCTGGTCCTGTTCGTGGTGGATGCGGCGGCCGGCATCGCCCCGCTCGACCACGAGGTGGCCGATCGCCTCCGGCGCGCCGGCAAGCCGACCATCCTGGTCGTGAACAAGGCCGACAACCCTCGACGCGAACACGAAGGCGCGGAGTTCTACGCCCTCGGGTTCGAGCCGACCATCGCCGTCAGCGCGCAGCACGGCCGCAGCACCGGCGACCTCCTCGACCTGGTGGTGGACGCCATCCCCCCGGCGGAGCCCGGCGAGGCGACGCCGGAGGCATCGGTGTATGACGAGGCGGGCCTGGCCGAGGGCGACCTGGCCGAGCTGGCCGAGACTGAGATGGGGCCGCCCCGGGTGGCCATCGTGGGCCGCCCCAACACCGGCAAGTCAACGTTCATCAATCGCGTGCTGGGCGAGGAGCGGATGATCGTCTCCGACCTGCCCGGGACCACCCGTGACCCGGTCGACTCTGCAGTGCTGGTCGACGGCGAGCCGATGATCCTGGTCGACACCGCCGGCATCCGGCGCCGTGGCTCAGTCGATCGTGGCATTGAGCGGTACTCGGTCCTGCGCGCCATGAAGGCGATCGAGCGGGCCGATGTCGCGGTCGTCATGGTCGACGCCACCGAGGGGTACACGGCCCAGGATGCCCATGTCGTCGGCCACGTGCTCGAGGCGAGCAAGGGGATCGTGCTGGTCCTGAACAAGTGGGACGCCCTGGAGAAGGATGGCCACACCGCCGATGAATGGCTGAAGACCCTCCGCCGCGAGGCACCCTACCTCGCCTGGGCCGACATCGTCTTCGCCTCCGCCCAGACCGGTCAGCGGGTCGAGCGTATCCTGCACGAAGCGCGTCGGGTGGCCGAGGAGCGCTTCCGTCGCATTCCGACCGGGGAGCTGAACCGCCTGGTGACCGATGCGGTCCGTGCTCACCCTCCGGCGCACGTCCGCAATCGGCAGCCGAAGATCCTGTATGCCACGCAGGTGGCGATCGGTCCGCCGACCTTCGTCGTGTTCGTCAACGATCCGGAACTGATCCACTTCAGCTACCGACGCTACCTCGAGAACCGGATCCGGGCCGAATACGGCTTCCTCGGCACGCCGATCAAGCTGATCTTCCGGCAGCGCGTCTCCGAGGATGCCGCGCGACGCTCCGCTCGCCCCCGCCGGGTCGTCCGTTCCAGCCGACGCTGA
- a CDS encoding TRC40/GET3/ArsA family transport-energizing ATPase, translating to MKPRILLYTGKGGVGKTSVAAATALACAKRGYRTIVLSTDIAHSLGDVFGVELGPQPREISPNLWGQESDVYFNVDRYWGRIQEYAASVLRWRGLDEVLAEEMTVLPGMDEVGSLLWIAEHHDSGDYDVIVVDAAPTGETLRLLSLPEAGKWWMEKIEPIGRRITKLTGPFIQRVVGMPMPGDEVFNAGEELFRRLEHMHDLLIDPDLTSVRVVLTLEQVVIKEAQRSFTYFHLYGYPTDLVIANRVLPDEVGWKYFRGWYERQQRYGPMVEEAFAPIPILRAPFLDREVIGLPVLTELGEQLYGDADPTMQFYVGRPYSVARQDGEFILSVELPFATKEQIALSRHADELVIDVGTWRRNLVLPRILVEATTLGAKFDDHILKIRFAAPQRSTNGGGKRGRNG from the coding sequence ATGAAGCCCCGGATCCTCCTCTATACCGGGAAGGGTGGCGTCGGAAAGACGAGCGTGGCCGCGGCGACCGCCCTGGCCTGTGCGAAGCGCGGCTATCGCACCATCGTCCTGTCGACCGACATCGCGCACAGCCTGGGCGACGTCTTCGGGGTCGAGCTCGGGCCGCAGCCGAGGGAGATCTCGCCGAACCTGTGGGGCCAGGAATCGGACGTCTACTTCAACGTCGATCGCTACTGGGGACGCATCCAGGAGTACGCCGCCAGCGTCTTGCGCTGGCGTGGCCTCGACGAGGTGCTCGCCGAGGAGATGACCGTGCTGCCAGGCATGGACGAGGTCGGCAGCCTGCTGTGGATCGCCGAGCACCACGACTCGGGCGACTACGACGTGATCGTGGTCGACGCTGCGCCGACCGGTGAGACGCTGCGCCTCCTCTCCCTTCCCGAGGCGGGAAAGTGGTGGATGGAGAAGATCGAGCCGATCGGGAGGCGGATCACCAAGCTGACCGGACCGTTCATCCAGCGGGTGGTCGGGATGCCGATGCCCGGGGATGAGGTCTTCAATGCGGGCGAGGAGCTCTTCCGCCGACTGGAGCACATGCACGACCTCCTGATCGACCCGGATCTGACATCGGTGCGCGTCGTCCTGACGCTGGAGCAGGTCGTGATCAAGGAGGCGCAGCGCTCCTTCACCTACTTCCACCTCTATGGCTACCCGACGGACCTGGTCATCGCCAATCGGGTCCTGCCCGATGAAGTGGGATGGAAATACTTCCGGGGGTGGTACGAGCGGCAGCAGCGATACGGCCCTATGGTCGAGGAGGCTTTCGCGCCGATCCCGATCCTGCGTGCCCCGTTCCTGGATCGGGAGGTGATCGGGTTGCCGGTGCTCACCGAGCTGGGCGAACAGCTCTACGGCGACGCCGATCCGACGATGCAGTTCTACGTCGGTCGCCCGTATTCGGTGGCGCGCCAGGACGGCGAGTTCATCCTGTCGGTTGAGCTGCCGTTCGCGACAAAGGAGCAGATTGCGCTGTCGCGGCACGCGGATGAACTGGTGATCGACGTCGGTACCTGGCGGCGCAACCTGGTCCTGCCGCGCATCCTTGTCGAAGCGACCACACTGGGCGCCAAGTTCGACGACCATATTCTCAAGATTCGCTTCGCCGCCCCGCAGCGAAGCACGAATGGAGGTGGAAAGCGTGGCAGAAACGGATAA
- a CDS encoding NAD(P)H-dependent glycerol-3-phosphate dehydrogenase codes for MTDQVGVVGAGAWGTTLAIKLAAAERPVTLWAHTAEAGEELASLRENRRYLPGVVFPPNLRVATDDAYLAEPHRSFVLAVPSAHLRETLQRLRPALFAEASLLSVVKGIEQGTHLRMSEVVEEELPGRRVAALSGPNLAQEIAAGLPAVSVVASPNAELAAEFARLLGSDRFRLYTNPDIVGVELCGALKNVVALAAGFVDGLGFGDSAKAGIITRGLAEMTRLGVAAGGQQLTFAGLAGVGDLIATCMSPLSRNRRAGELMASGMSWADAAGHLNGVAEGVDTVRGALQLAVEWGVEMPIAEQVAAVVHEGRPPMDAVTELMSRVQKDELSGLRA; via the coding sequence ATGACCGACCAGGTGGGGGTGGTTGGCGCCGGCGCCTGGGGCACCACGCTCGCCATCAAGCTCGCCGCCGCCGAGCGACCAGTCACGCTCTGGGCGCACACCGCCGAAGCGGGTGAGGAGCTCGCCTCCCTCCGCGAGAACCGCCGCTACCTGCCGGGGGTCGTCTTTCCGCCGAACCTGCGGGTGGCGACCGACGATGCGTACCTGGCCGAGCCGCATCGCTCGTTCGTGCTGGCCGTCCCCTCCGCGCACCTGCGTGAAACGTTGCAGCGCCTGCGCCCCGCACTCTTCGCCGAGGCGTCCCTGCTGAGCGTGGTCAAGGGGATCGAGCAGGGGACGCACCTGCGCATGAGCGAGGTCGTCGAGGAGGAGCTGCCCGGCCGTCGGGTGGCGGCGCTCTCCGGACCGAACCTGGCGCAGGAGATCGCGGCCGGCCTCCCGGCGGTGAGCGTGGTTGCCTCGCCCAATGCCGAGCTGGCGGCGGAGTTCGCCAGGCTCCTGGGGAGTGACCGCTTCCGCCTCTACACCAATCCGGACATCGTTGGCGTCGAGCTCTGCGGAGCCCTGAAGAACGTCGTCGCCCTCGCCGCGGGATTTGTCGATGGGCTCGGCTTCGGCGACAGTGCCAAGGCGGGCATCATCACCCGCGGGCTGGCCGAGATGACGCGGCTGGGGGTCGCGGCCGGCGGGCAGCAGCTCACCTTCGCGGGCCTGGCCGGGGTGGGCGACCTGATCGCGACCTGCATGAGCCCGCTGTCGCGGAATCGGCGCGCGGGCGAGCTGATGGCGTCCGGTATGTCATGGGCCGATGCCGCGGGACATCTGAACGGCGTGGCGGAAGGGGTCGACACGGTTCGCGGCGCGCTCCAGCTGGCGGTCGAGTGGGGCGTCGAGATGCCGATCGCGGAGCAGGTCGCCGCGGTCGTTCACGAGGGGCGTCCGCCGATGGACGCCGTCACGGAGCTGATGTCGCGGGTTCAGAAGGATGAGCTGAGCGGCCTCCGGGCATAG
- the speB gene encoding agmatinase has protein sequence MAPRYVPEDSLQSPRFTGPSTFARLPHVRTVEDVDVAIVGVPFDTGVTYRVGGRFGPNAVRAASVMLRPYNANLDVKPFEVLSCVDYGDVAIVPGYTQRSYQLIEEAVAPIVKAGVVPLLIGGDHACTLPHLRATRSLGPVAVIDFDAHTDAWDGYFGEKYNHGTWMRRAIEEGLVDAAHSIEVGLRGSLYGAEDWTGLRTELGLEYLTTEDVFALGPMVVASRIRERVGDRRAFITFDIDVVDPGFAPGTGTPEAGGPSAHDMLAVLRGLTGIDFVGFDVVEVIPAYDPAAQTATLAANLAYEMLSLVALRRAGA, from the coding sequence GTGGCGCCGCGCTATGTCCCCGAGGACTCACTGCAGAGTCCGCGCTTCACCGGTCCCTCTACCTTTGCGCGGCTGCCGCACGTCAGGACAGTCGAGGACGTCGACGTGGCTATTGTCGGCGTCCCGTTCGACACCGGCGTGACGTATCGGGTCGGCGGTCGCTTCGGCCCGAATGCCGTCCGCGCGGCGAGCGTGATGCTTCGGCCATATAACGCGAACCTGGACGTGAAGCCGTTCGAGGTTCTCTCGTGCGTGGACTACGGCGACGTGGCGATCGTACCCGGCTACACGCAGCGCAGCTATCAGCTGATCGAGGAGGCGGTTGCGCCGATCGTCAAGGCGGGAGTCGTCCCGCTCCTGATCGGCGGCGATCACGCCTGCACCCTGCCGCATCTGCGCGCCACGCGATCCCTGGGTCCCGTGGCCGTCATCGATTTCGATGCGCACACCGACGCCTGGGACGGCTACTTCGGCGAGAAGTACAACCACGGCACCTGGATGCGACGGGCGATCGAGGAGGGACTGGTCGACGCCGCCCATTCGATCGAGGTCGGCCTGCGCGGGTCGCTCTACGGCGCCGAGGACTGGACCGGCCTGCGCACCGAGCTGGGGCTGGAATACCTGACGACCGAGGACGTCTTCGCGCTGGGTCCGATGGTGGTCGCCTCCCGCATCCGGGAGCGTGTCGGCGATCGGCGGGCCTTCATCACCTTCGACATTGACGTGGTGGACCCGGGGTTCGCCCCCGGCACCGGCACGCCCGAGGCGGGCGGACCATCGGCGCATGACATGCTGGCCGTCCTGCGCGGGCTGACCGGGATCGACTTCGTCGGCTTCGACGTGGTGGAGGTGATTCCGGCCTACGATCCTGCCGCACAGACCGCGACGTTGGCGGCCAACCTCGCCTACGAGATGCTCTCCCTGGTCGCGCTCCGACGCGCTGGCGCCTGA
- a CDS encoding cold shock domain-containing protein, with product MTAGTIKKVVSDRGFGFIAADDGKEYFFHRDGLDRSLEFDRLVGGEKVNFEVESSPRGPRAGKVSAA from the coding sequence ATGACCGCAGGTACCATCAAGAAGGTCGTCTCCGACCGCGGCTTCGGCTTTATTGCGGCCGATGACGGCAAGGAGTACTTCTTCCACCGTGACGGGCTCGATCGCTCCCTTGAGTTCGATCGTCTCGTCGGTGGCGAGAAGGTCAACTTCGAGGTCGAGTCCAGCCCGCGCGGTCCCCGCGCCGGCAAGGTCTCTGCCGCCTAG
- a CDS encoding SemiSWEET family transporter — protein sequence MTDALGITAATYGVLMAVSPLLQIRRMLETRSSADVSLGYLWVIEIGFGLWIAYGLSLPNLAIVIPNSVALTVGLATILVARHFRGSGPM from the coding sequence ATGACAGACGCACTCGGCATTACTGCCGCCACCTACGGCGTCCTGATGGCGGTTTCGCCCCTGCTGCAGATCCGCCGCATGCTCGAGACGCGCTCCTCAGCCGACGTCTCGCTCGGCTACCTGTGGGTGATCGAGATCGGCTTTGGGCTGTGGATCGCCTATGGGCTGTCGCTGCCCAACCTGGCGATCGTGATCCCCAACTCGGTTGCGCTCACCGTTGGCCTGGCCACGATCCTCGTGGCACGCCACTTTCGTGGATCGGGGCCGATGTAG
- a CDS encoding amidohydrolase family protein, producing MDPALALPSGPPYSLRARLLTTLASGGLRYEPDARIEVDGGGRLAKVERWHDDADAGSALDLRPWVLLPGLIDLHAHLPQLPNAGVGAGLDLLTWLERYIFPLERDFDVPTAELIAPAAFRAFARAGTTTVVAYGALWVESLDACFDAAEAHGIRAVIGKVMMDRLSYDTDRDPSEVLELSMRQSTELCAKWHGRDDGRLMYAFTPRFAVSCSAEMLRRSALAASEAGAYWQTHLAEDRQEIAEVGRLFSEATDYTDVYDRAGGLTPRAILAHGIHLSDREVARLAESGAVIAHCPSSNLFLASGAMPLARYLAGGVRVGLGSDVAAGPDASLFSVMRAGAYTQNALRAAGLSDAAALSPGDWLRLGTLSGAEALGLEDRIGSVEVGKEADLIVVDPSVTLPLEGVGARDEELPDEMLSRLIFRAHPSMVRGAWVRGRLLAA from the coding sequence GTGGATCCAGCGCTCGCCCTGCCCTCCGGTCCGCCCTACTCCCTCCGCGCTCGACTGCTGACGACGCTGGCCAGTGGTGGCCTGCGCTACGAGCCCGATGCCAGGATCGAGGTGGATGGCGGGGGACGGCTCGCGAAGGTCGAGCGCTGGCATGACGATGCGGACGCTGGGTCGGCGCTGGACCTGCGGCCATGGGTCCTGCTGCCCGGCCTGATCGACCTGCATGCCCATCTCCCGCAGCTGCCCAACGCGGGAGTCGGTGCCGGGCTGGACCTCCTGACCTGGCTCGAGCGATACATCTTCCCGCTCGAACGCGACTTCGACGTCCCGACGGCTGAGCTGATCGCACCCGCTGCCTTTCGCGCCTTCGCGCGGGCCGGCACCACCACCGTGGTCGCCTACGGGGCCCTGTGGGTCGAGAGCCTGGACGCCTGCTTCGACGCTGCTGAGGCGCACGGCATCCGGGCGGTGATCGGCAAGGTGATGATGGATCGGCTCAGCTACGACACCGATCGGGATCCGTCCGAGGTGCTCGAGCTGTCGATGCGGCAGTCCACCGAGCTGTGCGCGAAGTGGCATGGGCGTGACGATGGGCGGCTGATGTACGCCTTCACGCCTCGCTTCGCGGTCAGCTGCTCGGCCGAGATGCTGCGTCGCTCCGCCCTGGCCGCCAGCGAGGCCGGCGCCTACTGGCAGACCCATCTCGCGGAGGACCGCCAGGAGATCGCGGAGGTGGGACGGCTCTTTTCCGAGGCCACCGACTACACCGATGTCTACGACCGGGCCGGCGGACTCACGCCCCGCGCGATTCTGGCGCACGGGATCCACCTGTCCGATCGAGAGGTGGCTCGGCTGGCCGAAAGCGGCGCCGTGATCGCCCATTGCCCCAGCTCGAACCTGTTCCTGGCCAGCGGCGCGATGCCGCTGGCACGCTATCTCGCCGGCGGCGTCCGCGTCGGACTGGGCTCCGACGTCGCAGCGGGACCCGATGCGTCCCTCTTCAGCGTGATGCGCGCCGGGGCATACACCCAGAACGCCCTGCGGGCCGCCGGTCTGAGCGACGCGGCAGCGCTGAGCCCTGGCGACTGGCTCCGCCTCGGAACCCTGAGTGGCGCCGAGGCGCTCGGCCTCGAGGACCGCATCGGCTCCGTCGAGGTGGGAAAGGAAGCGGACCTGATCGTGGTCGACCCCTCGGTGACGCTCCCGCTCGAGGGCGTTGGCGCTCGTGACGAGGAACTACCGGACGAGATGCTCAGCCGGCTCATCTTCCGGGCGCATCCGTCCATGGTCCGCGGAGCCTGGGTGCGTGGGCGTCTGCTGGCCGCCTGA
- a CDS encoding phage holin family protein, which yields MSMDRVLQILINAGALYAAVFVVGGIEFVGEWWKLLLVALAFSLLNTYVRPILRILTLPISVITLGIFLLVINAAMLLVTSAISDQLTLGFHVADFGAAFLGAIVVAIVGWILSMVIGAARMPTRAL from the coding sequence ATGAGCATGGACCGAGTCCTCCAGATCCTCATCAACGCGGGGGCGCTGTACGCGGCCGTCTTCGTGGTGGGTGGGATCGAATTCGTCGGCGAGTGGTGGAAGCTGCTGCTGGTGGCGCTCGCCTTCAGCCTGCTGAACACCTATGTCCGCCCGATCCTCCGCATCCTGACCCTCCCGATCAGCGTCATCACGCTGGGCATCTTCCTGCTGGTCATCAACGCGGCGATGCTGCTGGTCACCAGCGCCATCAGCGACCAGCTGACCCTTGGATTCCACGTCGCTGACTTCGGAGCCGCCTTCCTTGGGGCCATCGTGGTCGCGATCGTGGGCTGGATCCTGTCGATGGTGATCGGCGCCGCCCGGATGCCCACCAGGGCCCTCTGA
- a CDS encoding DUF1461 domain-containing protein, producing the protein MAAALAIVLTGPLLLFNPWLVSAEQARHGVPQSLGTDQANVDRVTVAMLRDLFVDGDFAASLDGDAPILDNSERSHMSDVGAMVRILAGLEVAAIFVLVITAWWLRGEPARRGRLLLRAALAVGAVALALGLFFAVAFDTAFAAFHALFFREGTWQFGPESNLIRLFPEPFWFETSLLAGLAIVLGSGLAAWLARGGMRSGSARR; encoded by the coding sequence CTGGCGGCCGCGCTGGCGATCGTGCTGACCGGGCCGCTCCTCCTCTTCAACCCGTGGCTGGTCAGCGCCGAGCAGGCGCGCCACGGCGTTCCCCAGTCGCTTGGCACGGATCAGGCCAACGTCGACCGGGTGACGGTGGCCATGCTGCGCGACCTGTTCGTGGACGGAGACTTCGCCGCGAGCCTGGATGGAGACGCCCCGATCCTGGATAACTCCGAGCGCAGCCACATGTCCGATGTGGGGGCCATGGTCCGAATCCTGGCCGGCCTCGAGGTCGCAGCGATCTTCGTCCTCGTGATCACCGCATGGTGGCTGCGCGGCGAGCCGGCGCGCCGCGGCCGGCTCCTCCTCAGGGCGGCGCTTGCCGTCGGCGCCGTCGCACTGGCGCTTGGGCTCTTCTTCGCTGTCGCCTTTGACACGGCCTTTGCGGCCTTCCACGCGCTCTTCTTCCGCGAGGGGACGTGGCAGTTCGGCCCCGAGTCGAACCTGATTCGCCTCTTTCCGGAGCCCTTCTGGTTCGAGACATCGCTGCTGGCCGGTCTCGCGATCGTGCTCGGATCTGGGCTGGCTGCCTGGCTGGCTCGTGGTGGGATGAGGTCAGGCTCGGCCCGGCGCTGA
- a CDS encoding site-2 protease family protein gives MGPSIRIGRIFGVQIGLHPSWFVIALLLTYTIAEGQLPAVYPNWDGVLYWVVGAVISLLFFGSVLAHELSHALVARRFGLKVKDITLFIFGGAASLEGETKRPRDEALIAAAGPLTSLAIGAILFAIGLAIRQPQLGAIVGWLGFINVTLGIFNLIPGFPMDGGRILRAILWKLRGDRSAATRNAAGVGRLFGYLLIAGGVFLIFQGGDVLFTGVWFALIGWFLSNAAESTIAQVSVEHALRGIKVREVMESDPPSIAPNESVADLVNERLIRGEHRSFLVRHDDGGLAGIVTLSDVRRMPRENWEAARVTDIMTRYADLATIGPDAELEAALKLLQEREVNQLPVVTDEGRTVVGLLTRAGILRLIEARMRLGV, from the coding sequence ATGGGCCCGTCGATTCGCATCGGCCGTATCTTTGGCGTCCAGATTGGCCTGCACCCCTCGTGGTTCGTGATCGCCCTGCTGTTGACCTACACCATCGCGGAGGGCCAGCTGCCGGCCGTATACCCGAATTGGGACGGAGTGCTGTACTGGGTCGTCGGCGCGGTGATCTCCCTCCTTTTCTTCGGGTCGGTGCTTGCCCACGAGCTGAGTCACGCCCTGGTGGCGCGCCGTTTCGGTCTCAAGGTCAAGGACATCACACTCTTCATCTTCGGTGGCGCGGCGAGCCTTGAGGGAGAGACGAAGCGGCCGCGCGATGAGGCGCTGATCGCGGCGGCCGGCCCATTGACGAGCCTGGCCATCGGCGCCATCCTGTTCGCCATCGGCCTGGCGATTCGCCAGCCGCAGCTGGGGGCGATCGTGGGATGGCTCGGCTTCATCAACGTCACGCTCGGCATCTTCAACCTGATCCCCGGCTTCCCGATGGACGGCGGGCGGATCCTGCGCGCGATCCTCTGGAAGCTGCGCGGCGACCGAAGCGCCGCGACGCGCAACGCCGCCGGTGTCGGGCGCCTGTTCGGATACCTGCTCATCGCGGGCGGGGTGTTCTTGATCTTCCAGGGGGGAGACGTGCTGTTCACCGGCGTCTGGTTCGCGTTGATCGGCTGGTTCCTCTCGAACGCGGCCGAATCGACCATCGCCCAGGTGAGCGTCGAGCATGCGCTGCGCGGGATCAAGGTTCGCGAGGTGATGGAGAGCGATCCTCCCTCGATCGCGCCCAACGAATCGGTCGCCGACCTCGTCAACGAGCGTCTCATCCGTGGCGAGCATCGGTCGTTCCTGGTGCGTCATGACGATGGGGGACTGGCCGGCATCGTCACCCTCTCGGACGTGCGCCGCATGCCCCGCGAGAACTGGGAGGCGGCCAGGGTGACCGACATCATGACCCGCTACGCCGACCTAGCTACCATCGGCCCCGACGCCGAGCTGGAGGCAGCCCTCAAGCTGCTCCAGGAGCGGGAGGTGAACCAGCTGCCGGTGGTCACCGATGAGGGTCGCACCGTGGTCGGGCTGCTGACCCGGGCGGGCATCCTGCGACTGATCGAGGCACGGATGCGCCTGGGTGTCTGA